The nucleotide sequence CCTGTCTTTTCCTGTGTTCTTGTATGTATCCCGGCACTGCACGCTACAGCTGCATACAAGAACACATGATTTTAGATCAGGGCCTAAAGAAGCGATCGCCCAATAGTCGTTTCATTGGcagatcgttgtctctattactcggagcaataatcggccgaaaaAGTAGAATAGCAAGAACAGCTGTGGAGGATAAGAcaagatgtaacagcagaatagagactgcagctctggaagataacacatgatgtaatagcagaatagagagtgcagctctggaagataacacatgatgtaatagcagaatagagagtgcagctctggaagataacacatgatgtaatagcagaatagagagtgcagctctggaggtggctgATACATTATGTGACTGGGGATTAATAAATAAGGGATGTACTCAGCTCCTCACTGTACATGGAGAGGAGCAGTTAATGGCATTTAGACCTGTGGCCCCTGGAGGAGGGTCTAAGGGCCCTAACGCCTCCCCCAGACTCTACACACAATAGTTACAGCTGGGGTCAGGTCTACAGAAGAACGTCCACACCTCAGAGCGGTGCACGACAGCCCCCAGTGGGCTCCAGCACTGACTACAGGGCCACTCACTGCGTACACACGGCTACAGAGGAGAGTCCCAACATATGGGTCCCAGGTCACTAAATATTACACAGGATGTGGAGATCCCCCAATCAGGTTACCAGGGATTCATTAAATCAGCTGGAATGACCTAGAATGTCCAGGTCACATGACTTAAATCTCCAACCAATCAAAGGACAATACAGACATGAATATCGCACTGGCGCCCCCTGCCTGCCACTGCTTACATTACAGGATGATCATAGAAATAGGGGAGACAAGGTGCAAAAGAGCGAGAGTGAGAGCGGTTCCCAGAAAGTGAAGAGAGCAcctagaggagagagaggagagtgcTGAGCACACACGAGACAAACAGAAGCAGGTCCCCCACTGAACCCcacttacatcctgtattatataccccagagctgcattcattatGCTGGTGGAGTcaatgtgtacatatattacttatcctgtactgatcctgagttacatcctgtattatactccagagctgcactcaccattctgctagtgaggtcactgtatacatacgttgcattacttatcctgtacttcAGAGCCGCACTCACAAATCAGATGGAGCTGATGCATTCAGCATTATTTTGTAAGTAATGCATCTGCCACTCCTAagcagaaaatcatccaggctcCACTCTCCCCTCAGCAGACTATCATCCAGGCTCCACTCTCCCCTCAGCAGGCTATCATCTTGTGCTCTCCCTCCCTTCAGCAGACTATCAATCCTGTGCTCTGCCCTCCCCTCATaaaatcatcatcctgtgctcttCCTCCCCTTAGCAGACTATCAATCCTGTGCTCTGCCCTTCCCTTAGcagatcatcatcctgtgctctgACATTCCCTCAGCAGATCATCCTGTACTTTTCCTCCCCTCAGCAGACTATCGTCCTCTGCTCTTCCTCCCCTCAGCACACTATCATCCTATACTTTTCCTCCCCTCAGCTGTGTATCGTCCTGTGCTCTTCCTCCCCTCAGCAGACTATGATCCTGTACTCTTCCTCCCCTCAGCAGACTATCATCCTGTACTCTTCCTCCCCTCAGCAGACTATCATCCTGTACTCTTCCTCCCCTCAGCAGACTATTATCCTGTACTCTTCCTCCCCTCAGCAGACTATTATCCTGTACTCTTCCTCCCCTCAGCAGACTATCATCCTGTACTCTTCCTCCCCTCAGCAGACTATCATCCTGTACTCTTCCTCCCCTCAGCAGACTATCATCCTGTACTCTTCCTCCCCTCAGCAGACTATCATCCTGTACTCTTCCTCCCCCTCAGCAGACTATCATCCTGTACTCTTCCTCCCCTCAGCAGACTATCATCCTGTACTCTTCCTCCCCTCAGCAGACTATCATCCTGTACTCTTCCTCCCCTCAGCAGACTATCATCCTGTACTCTTCCTCCCCTCAGCAGACTATCATCCTGTACTCTTCCTCCCCTCAGCAGACTATCATCCTGTACTCTTCCTCCCCTCAGCAGACTATCATCCTGTACTCTTCCTCCCCTCAGCAGACTATCATCATGTGCTCTTACAGATGATGCATACAATAGGTTACTGTAATCACACACATGCAGTAGCAGCTTTTTGCCACAGGTGGGAGCCATTTGTTGCCATAACAAGCCTGTCCACAAAGCCCCCAATGTAAGAGCCAACAGCAGCGGATAAAGCAGAGTGGCTCATAATGTCGCCACAAGAAAGCTGATCTAGAGCGCTGCCATACAGCACCACATCCACTGCCGCAGCCATGCAGACACCCGCTCTATGACATGTATGAGGTAGCACATTAATATCTACACCCATCCAGGACCCCTCCTCTAATCCGCCATCACAGTATGCAGCATACAGGACAACTGCATTACTGCATGGTGAAAAACTTTACACAAGACGACCACTCTGTGACATTATGTCCAGACTATCAGATGCCGGATTAGAAGAATGGCACTGTATGAGGAGGTGACTGCACACCACTATAGGTTAGTAGGTTACAAGCCGAGGGAAACCTTCTCTAGCCCTGCCGCCAGTGCAcacgtgtacagtatatacaacataATGGGTATACATGTCATGTGGGCTATAGCAGCGTATGGATGTACAAAGTGCCCAATGAAGATGTATAGTAAACAGTGTGGGCAGCGTATAGTACACGGTATAGAAATGTACATAGCGCACAGTTTAGAGatgtacatagtatacagtatagtggtgtatagatgtatatggtACACACTACAGTGGCGTATAGATGTAGAGagtgcacagtatagaggtatatatatatataatgtcacacTATAGGGGTAAAAGGatatatgtatagtacacagtatagaggtatatatatatataatgtcacacTATAGGGGTAAAAGGatatatgtatagtacacagTATAGAGGAATATATAGTGCAAAGGACTGATGTATGGAtgtggacagtgcacagtatagaggcGTATAtcgtgcacagtataggggcgtATATCGTGCACAATATAGGGgcgtatatagtgcacagtatagaggcgtatatagtgcacagtatagaggcgtatatagtgcacagtatagaggcgtatatagtgcacagtatagaggcgtatatagtgcacagtatagaggcgtatatagtgcacagtatagaggcgtatatagtgcacagtatagaggcgtatatagtgcacagtatagaggcgtatatagtgcacagtatagaggcgtatatagtgcacagtatagaggcgtatatagtgcacagtatagaggcgtatatagtgcacagtatagaggcgtatatagtgcacagtatagaggcgtatatagtgcacagtatagaggcgtatatagtgcacagtatagaggcgtatatagtgcacagtatagaggcGTATATAGTGCACAGTTTAGAGgcgtatatagtgcacagtatagaggcgtatatagtgcacagtacagaggcgtatatagtgcacagtacagaggcgtatatagtgcacagtacagaggcgtatatagtgcacagtacagaggcgtatatagtgcacagtacagaggcgtatatagtgcacagtacagaggcgtatatagtgcacagtacagaggcgtatatagtgcacagtacagaggcgtatatagtgcacagtacagaggcgtatatagtgcacagtatagaggcgtatatagtgcacagtatagttATGAATAGATgtatatagtacacagtatagcagtgtatacattTTTACAGTGTACAGATGTGTATAgtgcatctatatatatatatatatatatatatatatatctacagtacagcagtgattatagtgcacagtatagatgcatatagtgcacagtatagttttgtatagatgtatatagtgcacagtatagcagtgtatagattTTTACAGTGCACCGCATAGAGATGTACAGATGTGTACAAgtgtatagtgcacagtatagcagtgtatagattTTTACAGTGCACCGTATAGAGATGTACAgatgtgtacatgtgtatagtgcacagtatagcagtgtgtatatgtggtacagcgggggggggggggggggggggctgtgtgcacGGGCAGCAGAGGGGTCAGTAGGTCATGGCACTCGGGGAGAAGAAGATGAAGGACCTGTTCACAATGGACGTGAAGAGTTTGTTCTTTACAGCCTGGAGCAGGTCAGAGTGCAGCAGGTTCTGACACAGGCAGAATGTACATCTGTTACAGCAACAGAGACAGCGGAGCCGGGCGTGACTGCggagacatacagagacagaGTCATCATCACTGTCATCATCATACACCACCCCCCACCTCTACACTCCATGTGACTGAGGACACATACAAagagtcatcatcatcatacatcacCCCCATCTCACCCATGTCTGCAGAGCAATAGAGAGAGTCATCATCTGCTCAACCTCTACCTTTCTCTCTTAATGTATtaataccccccccacccccttaaagggaacctgtcaccccccgtgttgggatgacaggctcccgaccccccgatacagccccctatactcacctaatcccgccgggtcccacttctggatccggtcgggtcacggagatctcagccgctgcagcccggtgcgcgtgagagatgagtccaacgctcatagagaatgacggagcgccggactctccgtcattctctatgagcgttggactcatctctcagcgtgcacgccgggctgcagcggctgatatctctgtgacccgaccagatccagaagcggtacccggcaggatcaggtgagtatagggggctgtagcggagggtcgggagcctgtcaccccggcacggggggggtgacaggttccctttaaacagagaCTGTAAGATCCCCAATCGGATGTGCACCCTCTCCAGTAATATCGTGATCAGAGAGCTTGACCACGGGCAATACACATTTCTGACCTACGGATTATGGAAGTTTTAGTTGGGAGAAGAGTAAGGCAGGAATCCAATagacaggaaggggggggggggggggagctgcatcATCCACACTAATCACACCGATAACTCCTTCATCCAAAGACCAGATACACGCTACACACTGGCTTTAGATTTACCATGACCTGTTCTACGGTTAGTAAATTATACTGTTCTGTGTATGATACGGTACAGTGTGCCCTGTGTATGATACCTGACAGCGTGCCCCGTGTATGATACCTTACAGCGTTCCCCATGTATAATACCTGACAGCGTGCCCCGTGTATGATACCTTACAGCGTTCCCCATGTATGATACCTGACAGCGCGCCCCGTGTATGACACCTTACAGAAGGGGTCCTCAACCAGCGGACCGTGGTCCGAGTCCGAGGCCAGCTGTCCTGCCCCCTGCTGCTAGCTGCACTCTGCACAGTAATTATGAGCGCTCCTACTGTGCggcggcagcactgacagagagccatcggctccctctctgtcagtcacccctcactggccgccgcagcgatcacaagaggcccCTGGTGCCCCTGGTGTTGGCACTCGAGTGATGTCACTACGcaggcgccaggacaaggggagagcggccgcTGCAGTACGGCCACAAGAGGGTAGAGAAGAGGaaacgccggacccaggtgagtataagtgttttttttttaatgttatatgggagggggagagcgcacaggggggctatatactactgagggagcgcacagtgggctgtatactactggggaagagcgcacaggggggctgtatactgctggggaagagcgcacaggggggctatatactacagggggagagagcacaggggggctatatactacagggggagagcgcacaggggggctatatactgctgggggagagcgcacaagggggctatatactactgggggagagagcaaagggggctatatactacaggggggctatatactacaggaggagagagaacaggggggctatatactatagggagctttatactactgggggagagcacacagggggggctatatactactgggagagagtGGACAggggcatcaattctgtatgtaaatagttcaacaaccttggtgaaaagttaacaaaacatgTTTACTACTGaggttcagctcggacctttacCTGacatagaccccggtaagtggaccttcactaaaaattgttgagtacccctgccttaCAGCGTGCCCAGTGTATGATACCCTACAGCGTGCCCCGTGTGTGATACCTTACAGCGTGCCCCGTGTGTGATACCTTACAGCGTGCCCCGTGTGTGATACCTTACAGCGTGCCCCGTGTGTGATACCTTACAGCGTGCCCCGTGTGTGATACCTTACAGCGTGCCCCGTGTGTGATACCTTACAGCGTGCCCCGTGTGTGATACCTTACAGCGTGCCCCGTGTGTGATACCTTACAGCATGTACGATACCttacagtgtgctctgtgtgtgatacattacagcgtgccccctgtataccttACAGCATGTACGATACGGTACAGCGCGCCCCCGTGTACGATACGGTACAGCGCGCCCCCGTGTACGATACGGTACAGCGCGCCCCCGTGTACGATACGGTACAGCGCGCCCCCGTGTACGATACGGTACAGCGCGCCCCCGTGTACGATACGGTACAGCGCGCCCCCGTGTACGATACGGTACAGCGCGCCCCCGTGTACGATACGGTACAGCGCGCCCCCGTGTACGATACGGTACAGCGCGCCCCCGTGTACGATACGGTACAGCGCGCCCCCGTGCACGATACGGTACAGCGCGCCCCCCGTGTACGATACGGTACAGCGCGCCCCCGTGTACGATACGGTACAGCGCGCCCCACGTACAATACATCAGACATTCTGACCACTCTGCACCCTGTTCTGCCTATTAATGAGGGGGCTCCCTTGGGctggatacagtatgtaatgCTAGGGAGCTCCTCATGCTTTTCCTTGCAGTATACACCTGCTCTCTAGCGCCCCCAACCTCTGACCAAGATGTGAGGAGGGGCAGGGGCATAGTGAGGTCACACCGGTACTCACGGATACATCGACATGGTGGTCATCTTGATGAAGATCTCCCGGCTGGGGTTGTCGGCCGTGTTACACGTGAAGGCTTGGGGTGGAGGCATCTTGTGCTTCTTGCAGAAGTCGGCTGGCGAGACACTGCTCTCCTGCTTCACCTCATGGAGGTCAGATTTAGCTGCAACTATCAGGCAAGGGGTCCGGCTGTCCATAAAGtgttgctgaggaggaggaggggacaggactgctttaaaggggtgccccggaaaaatatttttctttcaaatcaactgggttcagaaaattatacagatttgtaatttacttctatttaaaaatctcaagtcttccagcacttatcagctgctgtatatcctgcaggaaatggtgtattctttccagtctgacaaagtgctccaGGCTCCCCTCCCCCATAAGGCCCCTTATCACACCAGGATCGGACAGGACAATCCCCTGGGTCCCCCTCCAGGAAGCCCCCTCATCCCACCAGTGCCAGACAGGAAGATCTCCAGGCTCCCCTCCCCTATGAGCCCCTCATCACACCAGAGGCGGACAGGGCGTTTcccaggctcccctcctccatgagcccCTCACCAAACCTTAAATATTCTTGCGCAGTACTCGAAGGACTTGGGGTTCGTGATGTCATAGACCAGGCAGACGACATCACACACTGTGTCAGCTGGAGACAAAGCCTCACACTCGGTGACATGGTGGAGCTGGAAGACATAGGGTCACAGTGTGAATGACACAGAAGGAGTGGGACACGGTGATGTCATCGCTTCTACAACAACCTACCAGCAGATACTTCTCCTGCCCGTACACATACACTGTATTTATTGCATAGTATGATTTGTGCTCCTCACGGATCCTCTTCTGTCGCTGTTTTAGGAGGAGAACAACATCATGTTACATGGGTTCCATTACACTGCCACCATATAGTGCATGTTGTCTGCCCCTCCTGACAGCCACACACCTTCACCTCCTCATACAGATCCAACCAATGCTTTGAGAGGTCCTGAGACCCAGGTATCACATGATATGTCCCCCATAATGGTACCATGTGTATAATGACATGTGTCGCACCCCCCCAGTCCCTGACTTGGCTAAGGCTACATATCCAATGCAGACTCCTCCCTGTGACTTTAGGGATCTATGCACAAGACTCACCATCAGATTCCTCCCTAGATGGGCCTGGAGGATGCCGCTTTTCCCACAACCCTTAGAACCGATGACGTTGCACCTGAAGACGTTGCGCTGCGTCTGTCTCTTGTGCAGATCGATCTTCTTGTCTCTTGTCActaaaacaataaataataaaacaaagagATGGGGAGGGATATAGTTCAGTATATGCAGTCCCTGATAACATGGCATCCCGATGTGTGTATTTCATGCATTTCatgtatttttctattttttctccccatttatttattatttttttattaatattgttTGGGTGTTTCCTATACATATTATGTGGGTTGTGTGTTGCAGTCCTGGGTCAGGTTGGGACGCCAGCAGGACAAAGgttgacattttagtgttttttgaGTGGAGTAGTATTATTGGTTGTCTCCCTATTTTTATTGCTCCTGTATTTTTGTCTTGGATTTTGTGTATTGATAATtgttatttaataaagattttttttgatGTGCTACTAGTTTTGTGcatctgcttttttttctctATGGCTTCCTGTGTCCTACCTGTGACTGCAGTGGCCTGAGACTCCTGCTCTGTCAAGATGGAGTAACCCAGATACCCCAGATACTCCAGACAGCGCTGAACATCCAAGTAGGTGGTCAACCTAAAGGAGACACAAGCATAGGTCAGGGAAAAGGAGTGACTGTGGAGGGCGGCActcatccgggggggggggggggggcgcactggCACTCACGTCCACTGCGAGAGGAAACCCTGGTAGGTGATCCAGCCCTTGTCATTGGTGCAGACCGTGTTGTTCACGTCCGGGCCCCAGGGCATGTATGGGAAGACTCTAAACAGATCCTTCAGCTCCTCTGGAGACAACGCGCAGTCCCTGTCCTGAGAGGAAGTGTGCGCTTAATAACATGACAAACACATCCCTAATCCCTCGAGCCCATGCTGTGCGTGCCAGACACCCTCCAGTAACCAATGTCTTATGACGGATCATGGGTCCTGCTCAATCTCTGAGGGCATGATAGGATGAGTGACAGGGAACTATGGGTTATAAGCTGCCTCCCTGGCCAGACCCTTAGAGCCCTACAGGGGGCGCCTCTCACCTGGTCATGCTTATCAAACATGCTCTGTAAGAAGAGGTAAGCGTGGTGATTGAGCTCCGTAGTGCAGTCTACAGGGACCTTCAGCCTGTAACACAAGAGCCACAAACCATCAGGAAGGAGGAGGGGCCCAGTACACCCCAAGACTCCTCCTCCCAAACCCCCACGCAAACGTCTCATCACCCCAAGAGCCCCGCCCAAATGTTCCACCAGGGAGCTGCCGTAACCATCACTGCCATACCCTTAGCACGGTACTTCCCACAACGTCCTCCCATCACAACAGCCCCATCCTCCATACCACAGTCCCAACCCCAACAACCTCCACCACCAGAGAACTGCCCCAATGTTCCCCACCACCACAGCAGTCCTAGATCCCTTACCTCAGCATAACCACCAGATAACAAAGCTCCACCCTAAACACAGCAACCTGCCCAAGCAGAGTCCCCCCTTGCTCAGCACAGAAGCCCTTCACCACAGTCTGCTAGCCCAGAGCCGAGCTtgtcccccccggccccccacaCTGATCCTACAATAGTGACATAATAAAGGTTACTGAGGGAAGAGGTATTCCGGCGTTAGCTCCAGGTCATCGTCATATCCAAATCTGCGCAGCACGGTCCAGGTTGTCTCGTGTCTTCCCCTCTGGATAAAGAGTGTGTGCAGGAACAGGAAGCCTGCGGCAGATAAAAGGTCGGCCATTGCTTATCACTATCTATAGACAGCAGCAGGACCATcctcatgtgtatggggacccCCA is from Dendropsophus ebraccatus isolate aDenEbr1 chromosome 14, aDenEbr1.pat, whole genome shotgun sequence and encodes:
- the RHOT1 gene encoding mitochondrial Rho GTPase 1 isoform X2, with amino-acid sequence MKKDVRILLVGEPRVGKTSLIMSLVSEEFPEEVPARAEEITIPGDVTPERVPTHIVDYSESEQTDEQLYNEISRANVICIVYAVNNKNSIDKVTNHWIPLINDRMDKDNRIPLILVGNKSDLLDYSSMDTVLPIMNQYSEIETCVECSAKNLKNISELFYYAQKAVLHPTGPLYCPEDKELKPACVKALTRIFKISDLDNDGILNDAELNFFQRTCFHIPLAPQALEDVKNVVRKNVHDGVSGNGLTLKGFLFLHTLFIQRGRHETTWTVLRRFGYDDDLELTPEYLFPQLKVPVDCTTELNHHAYLFLQSMFDKHDQDRDCALSPEELKDLFRVFPYMPWGPDVNNTVCTNDKGWITYQGFLSQWTLTTYLDVQRCLEYLGYLGYSILTEQESQATAVTVTRDKKIDLHKRQTQRNVFRCNVIGSKGCGKSGILQAHLGRNLMRQKRIREEHKSYYAINTVYVYGQEKYLLLHHVTECEALSPADTVCDVVCLVYDITNPKSFEYCARIFKQHFMDSRTPCLIVAAKSDLHEVKQESSVSPADFCKKHKMPPPQAFTCNTADNPSREIFIKMTTMSMYPHARLRCLCCCNRCTFCLCQNLLHSDLLQAVKNKLFTSIVNRHMSQAELKGSTFWLRASFGATIFAVLGFAMYKALLKQR
- the RHOT1 gene encoding mitochondrial Rho GTPase 1 isoform X4, whose product is MKKDVRILLVGEPRVGKTSLIMSLVSEEFPEEVPARAEEITIPGDVTPERVPTHIVDYSESEQTDEQLYNEISRANVICIVYAVNNKNSIDKVTNHWIPLINDRMDKDNRIPLILVGNKSDLLDYSSMDTVLPIMNQYSEIETCVECSAKNLKNISELFYYAQKAVLHPTGPLYCPEDKELKPACVKALTRIFKISDLDNDGILNDAELNFFQRTCFHIPLAPQALEDVKNVVRKNVHDGVSGNGLTLKGFLFLHTLFIQRGRHETTWTVLRRFGYDDDLELTPEYLFPQLKVPVDCTTELNHHAYLFLQSMFDKHDQDRDCALSPEELKDLFRVFPYMPWGPDVNNTVCTNDKGWITYQGFLSQWTLTTYLDVQRCLEYLGYLGYSILTEQESQATAVTVTRDKKIDLHKRQTQRNVFRCNVIGSKGCGKSGILQAHLGRNLMRQKRIREEHKSYYAINTVYVYGQEKYLLLHHVTECEALSPADTVCDVVCLVYDITNPKSFEYCARIFKQHFMDSRTPCLIVAAKSDLHEVKQESSVSPADFCKKHKMPPPQAFTCNTADNPSREIFIKMTTMSMYPHARLRCLCCCNRCTFCLCQNLLHSDLLQAVKNKLFTSIVNRLRSWVDILGESLMADAESSLGHQVHPVSHMEHSIFMESSVEPRYQVHMSQAELKGSTFWLRASFGATIFAVLGFAMYKALLKQR
- the RHOT1 gene encoding mitochondrial Rho GTPase 1 isoform X1, whose protein sequence is MDKDNRIPLILVGNKSDLLDYSSMDTVLPIMNQYSEIETCVECSAKNLKNISELFYYAQKAVLHPTGPLYCPEDKELKPACVKALTRIFKISDLDNDGILNDAELNFFQRTCFHIPLAPQALEDVKNVVRKNVHDGVSGNGLTLKGFLFLHTLFIQRGRHETTWTVLRRFGYDDDLELTPEYLFPQLKVPVDCTTELNHHAYLFLQSMFDKHDQDRDCALSPEELKDLFRVFPYMPWGPDVNNTVCTNDKGWITYQGFLSQWTLTTYLDVQRCLEYLGYLGYSILTEQESQATAVTVTRDKKIDLHKRQTQRNVFRCNVIGSKGCGKSGILQAHLGRNLMRQKRIREEHKSYYAINTVYVYGQEKYLLLHHVTECEALSPADTVCDVVCLVYDITNPKSFEYCARIFKQHFMDSRTPCLIVAAKSDLHEVKQESSVSPADFCKKHKMPPPQAFTCNTADNPSREIFIKMTTMSMYPHARLRCLCCCNRCTFCLCQNLLHSDLLQAVKNKLFTSIVNRLRSWVDILGESLMADAESSLGHQVHPVSHMEHSIFMESSVEPRYQVCALWGVWPGHALTL
- the RHOT1 gene encoding mitochondrial Rho GTPase 1 isoform X3; this translates as MKKDVRILLVGEPRVGKTSLIMSLVSEEFPEEVPARAEEITIPGDVTPERVPTHIVDYSESEQTDEQLYNEISRANVICIVYAVNNKNSIDKVTNHWIPLINDRMDKDNRIPLILVGNKSDLLDYSSMDTVLPIMNQYSEIETCVECSAKNLKNISELFYYAQKAVLHPTGPLYCPEDKELKPACVKALTRIFKISDLDNDGILNDAELNFFQRTCFHIPLAPQALEDVKNVVRKNVHDGVSGNGLTLKGFLFLHTLFIQRGRHETTWTVLRRFGYDDDLELTPEYLFPQLKVPVDCTTELNHHAYLFLQSMFDKHDQDRDCALSPEELKDLFRVFPYMPWGPDVNNTVCTNDKGWITYQGFLSQWTLTTYLDVQRCLEYLGYLGYSILTEQESQATAVTVTRDKKIDLHKRQTQRNVFRCNVIGSKGCGKSGILQAHLGRNLMRQKRIREEHKSYYAINTVYVYGQEKYLLLHHVTECEALSPADTVCDVVCLVYDITNPKSFEYCARIFKQHFMDSRTPCLIVAAKSDLHEVKQESSVSPADFCKKHKMPPPQAFTCNTADNPSREIFIKMTTMSMYPHMSQAELKGSTFWLRASFGATIFAVLGFAMYKALLKQR